One segment of Myotis daubentonii chromosome 11, mMyoDau2.1, whole genome shotgun sequence DNA contains the following:
- the LOC132212836 gene encoding beta-lactoglobulin-like, with protein sequence MRCLLLALSVALVCGTQDIFVPQTGEDLDVQKVAGTWYSMAMAASDLALLSTQNAPLRMYVKELRPTPQGDLEIMVHRWEDGSCVQGKIFGEKTGVPAEFKINSLGDSKAHVLDTDYETYAFLCLENAAPAKQSLACQYLARTPKVDQVAMEQFGRAMRLLPIHIQMVFTPAQAEERCRV encoded by the exons ATGAGGTGCCTCCTGCTCGCTCTCAGCGTGGCCCTGGTGTGCGGCACCCAGGACATCTTTGTGCCCCAGACCGGGGAGGACctggacgtccagaag GTGGCCGGGACCTGGTACTCCATGGCCATGGCGGCCAGCGACCTCGCCCTGCTGAGCACCCAGAACGCCCCGCTGAGGATGTACGTCAAGGAGCTGCGGCCCACCCCCCAGGGCGACCTGGAGATCATGGTGCACAGATG GGAGGACGGCAGCTGTGTCCAGGGCAAGATCTTCGGGGAGAAAACCGGGGTCCCTGCTGAGTTCAAGATCAACA GCCTGGGGGACAGCAAGGCGCACGTGCTGGACACCGACTACGAGACCTACGCCTTCCTGTGCCTGGAGAACGCCGCGCCCGCCAAGCAGAGCCTGGCCTGCCAGTACCTGG ccaGGACCCCGAAGGTGGACCAGGTGGCCATGGAGCAGTTCGGCCGGGCCATGAGGCTGCTGCCCATACACATCCAGATGGTCTTCACCCCGGCCCAGGCGGAAG agAGGTGCCGTGTCTAA
- the LOC132212837 gene encoding beta-lactoglobulin gives MAPGPAGRPGGTSGSWRSDMQTGPRLPGRAALWAPVVLALGLGLASAQRTLEEVPVQPGFDVQKVAGRWLTLRLASSRAHLVSPDDPLRLALRSIETRDGDLEFVLFWTAETMCRGVHVTIHPTGLPGQYRGSLEGGARMHVRFVSTSSDYSSLILYVRVEEGGDGGDGGEVTSLWALLARRLPGDARWLRRYLGYVREFQLQEAPVFNLEAQCPPPEAYIRPLP, from the exons ATGGCTCCGGGACCTGCAGGGCGTCCGGGCGGGACGAGCGGCAGCTGGAGGTCGGACATGCAGACGGGGCCCCGGCTGCCCGGCCGCGCCGCCCTCTGGGCCCCCGTGGTCCTGGCCCtcggcctgggcctggccagcgccCAGAGGACCCTGGAGGAGGTGCCCGTGCAGCCCGGCTTTGACGTCCAGAAG GTGGCCGGGCGCTGGCTGACCCTCCGGCTGGCCTCCAGCCGGGCACACCTGGTCTCCCCCGACGACCCCCTGAGGCTGGCTCTGCGTTCCATCGAGACGCGGGACGGGGACCTGGAGTTCGTCTTGTTCTGGAC ggcgGAGACGATGTGCAGAGGCGTCCACGTCACCATCCACCCGACTGGGCTCCCAGGCCAGTACCGTGGCTCCT TGGAGGGAGGAGCCCGCATGCACGTCCGCTTCGTCAGCACCAGCTCCGACTACAGCAGCCTCATTCTCTACGTCCGCGTTGAGGAGGGCGGGGACGGCGGGGACGGGGGCGAGGTCACCAGCCTGTGGGCGCTGCTGG CCAGACGCTTGCCCGGGGACGCCCGGTGGCTGAGGAGGTACCTGGGGTACGTGAGGGAGTTCCAGCTGCAGGAGGCCCCCGTCTTCAACCTAGAGG